Below is a genomic region from Salvelinus fontinalis isolate EN_2023a chromosome 2, ASM2944872v1, whole genome shotgun sequence.
AACATGTACTTTACTGCATagaaaggttggatggaaacctggtttgtAACCATCCTCAGTTTTTATGAGAATAAAGTTATGccatattaaaaaaaaatcaccacagctgtgatggaaatTGGAAGTTTCGGTACAACTTTATAAATGCccacagtgtcacgccctgaccatagagagcccttggttctctatggtgttgtaggtgactagggggtgttctagtcgatttatttctatgtttgggattgagtatggttcccaattagaggcagctgattatcgttgtctctaattgggaatcatacttaagGTGTCCCTGTTCCCACCTgcttttgtgggatattgttttgtgtatgTGCTTGTTGATCTACGTTACTTcacgtttgtttgtttgtttattgtttttgttgagaAGTTTCATtttaataaagatgtggaacttaaatcccgctgcgccttggtccatccATTATTACAACCGTGACACACAGATCATTTGTATGTTCTACATGGTGGTATATTTAGCAAAAAATGGCAGTGGAAatgcctttatgcgcaaataatgatataataaccatcatatctaagtaaacttggagtcactcAATGATATGTGGCTACTATATGTGCATTTTCCCATCGGAGATGTGTTTCTATCGTTTTACGtggaagctcttatccagagtgacttacaggaacaattagggttaagtgccttgcccaacgacacattgacagatttactgtaccaccaactgaattttccTTTGTCTGGAGTAGCCCTGAAGTACCTCcttatgtgcattttaccagtaggcatATGAGTCTTCTCAAATGTACCCCCTTAGTATAGGcccaagtacccccaggggttCTAGTATCCCAGATTGGGAACCACTGGCCTACACGATgagattattttggacaaaagagcaagatacatttttttttgtcaaaaggcagccaagcatcgctgatcatgtcaccagaataaaaccctcgatatttattggaaaataTCATCAAGCTCACATTGCACTtttaccaccctgtgaagttcatcataacttatttcatctgtagcctaataaactgcatggtttcccaacGAGTCTTAGTGGGAGGACCATACAACACGTCATAGCTGCAACCtgtgcaacctggtctcagagcacttTGTATTATTCAGTAAAAAAATCTGAGATAAtactttagtatgatatgttacgtttcggaTGGTATGTATTAagttgtggatgtccatcatccatttcgtatgatatgttctAAATTACAATTTGTtttatatgttatgaatttgcaaaacatacaCTATGTTTCGAATTCTATctaggtggctagctggctaatgtttgctatttttggggttagggttaaggttagggttaagtttaggagttaggttaaagggttaaaattagggttagggttagctaaaagggttagggttaagggaagggttagctaaaagggttaaggttagggtttgggttagctaaaagggttagggtttgctaaaaggtttaaggttaggggaatGGTTGGCcaaaagggttaaggttggggttagggttagctaaacgggttagggttaagggaagggttagctaaaatggttaaggttaaggttaggggaaggctaacatgctaaccctaaccctaaccctgctaaccctaactactagcatgttagctaacatgctagtaGTTGCAAACTAGCtgaaaagtagtaagtagttgaaaagctgttaattagctaaaatgctaaagttggtTGTGATGAGATTATGCGAacacccatccaccccgaccaaccaccctactttcattTTTGCCTAACATGCCCACATGGCCACACCGCCCTCATTGCGTGAGCGAGCGttgtaaaataaatgtacacataaatGTTCTTCAATCCTTTAATCCAAACTGCTCTCGTGcatcaacgagcgtctgcgtagccaggcacCAAAATAGAACGTGATTCTATTTCTAAATAGGtttccccttttatctgtggattaattgttggagaAGAGAACACAAGATTCTGTGTGACtcaaaatgggtcaaaattctacaaagatccagAGAAAAAGGAACgtgtatttcaggtaaaataacaacccaatgtttatatcacagtacaaattatctagcaacagcaagctagaaAAATGTCCACGAGTGTTTCATATGTTTCGACCTGTACCCAAgataatatagttggttcagagttcgtttttatatttcaacctgcgtCTGATTgcgtctggtgtggatggacaaaatcaacatgcgcgatGGCGTGTGTCCGGTCTAGTGAGCTTGTAAGTAACCATCTGTAAGtaaccaaatgtaacatatactAATTTGGAGTCccggatttacgtttactatgttacgtctagtttatgagaccaggctgcatcGCGTGACTTCAAGTTTACTTCGATGTGATGCTATTAGGTCATAATGGCTATTATTTGCGCATAAAAGCGTTTCCACCAACATTTAGtacataattaattttaccgacacaaaaataTCCACATCTTCTAGCATAGGcctattttgttttgtcgacatttggaaagttacCTACATTAGACCTTTCCAGTTTCCATGAGATTTCTCCGACATATTCTACTTGCACATAAAGCTTGGATTGAAGACTGTTtagttacacaaacacacaccacaaccaCGTGGTCAAATCAAAGCGCAGAATATTGCGGGCGGGAAAGCCCCTCGTAGATCAGTTTAAAACCGGCCTGAGGTCCGTCTCTTTTCAGACATCCTCAGACAGTGGAAACTAGTGGATAGGGCTACTGTTCATTATCAGCTGCAAAGTGAATGTATTTTAATGCAAGTTCAGGGTGCGGCaacattttatttatatatttaatcTTACCTTTGAGCATAAGAGAAAGGGAGTGTTTTATAAAACGAGAAATTAAATTGTAATGGGTTCGGTGCTTTTTTTTTGCAATATTAGTTTATCTATAAAGTACTGAAGGACATTTAAAGTGCTTACATTGGTGCCGAAAATGCACATGAACTCCATTTTATTTTCTGCTGTAATAATGGCAGCAGTGTCACTGATTTTGACCACTGCAGCTGCTGCTGACCCGAGGGATTTCTGTTTCTGGACTAAAGTCACGTCGAACGGTGAGACCCATCTTAGCTTCCTCCGACACCACAGAGAAACTCAccacccctcatccctccatctctaccacaGTGTGTGGTCCGTGGAGAATAGACTGGTCAACTGCGCAGTGATTGACGACACGGCCGTTACAGACAGCTACATGTCTGTGTGTCGGGAGAAGAGCACCACAGGAGAGTTCTCTGACCGTCCTTGTGAACGTTTTGATGTCAGTGCGCAGTCTGAACTAGAAAGCCACTGCGCTCCTGTTAGCTCTCCAACGGTCACCCAGCGCGAAGCTGTTGGAGATGCCTCTGAGGAACATACAGAGACAAGGAGTAAGAGGCACGCACGGAGCGTTATTGATGATATAGCGTTCCAGAATCCTCTTGGAGACGGTGGTGACAGTTCCAGGGATGTGACTCAAGCCCACCGGCGCGTAAAACGTGGCCTCATCGTGCCGGGAACGCTTTGGTGCGGCTCAGGGAACAAGGCGGCGACCTATGACGATTTAGGTAGGTGGTCGGTGTTGTATCTGTAACTGTGTTCCAGACTAAGATGTGGTTCTCCTTTTGATCATGTTTTCTCATTTGTAATTGTATGGGCTATTAAAGCAGAATgtaattgatgatgatgattaatGTGCCCATTTGTAAAGctctataaaataaaataaaaataaaaagaacGCAGACAGAATGATGGAATCCAGGTTTATTTAAATGTAATTCAAccatattcaaaaatgtattgtccttagtagggaatcaactaaattAATTAACACATAAAGCATTTACCACTTTGTGCAGCCGTTAGCGATGATGTTGGTAGATGGAAatgctttcccaaaaaccttctcaattaaatgttaacttcaAAGTAGGCTAtgcttacctggcagaatgatatcattatTTGCATCAATGCAGTCAGTATTTATTCTGCAAACACAGACAGTGATGGTAGAGTGCTTCTACATACATATGTATTGCTAGCTCTTTGggagtttaggctgggtttctgtataagcactttgtgacaactgcagatgttaaaagggctttataaacgaTTGATTGATTGTGTGAGCTACACCGCTAACATCCTCTTGCTAGGCGTGCACCGGAATTAAAGGTTAGttacatttatttgtatttatttttagacctgaaaagtggtctcctgatgtggtttaagcattgttgtggatttAGAACATCCAATTGAGTTGTTTTTCAGTTTAAAAAAGTGTGATTTTCAGAGCGAAAACAGAAATCTGGAAAAAATAAAACGGAATTTGGGGGGAAAAAAAATACGGAATCAGACAAAAAATGTAActgattttatagggccctacatTAGTAATGTCTCTGTTTTGCGTCACAATATATCAAATAGGCCTAACCTGGTctcttgttgttgttgctgaacTTCTCCTGCCCGTCTACCTGTGACAGGTGTGTTTGCGGAGACAGATAGTTGCTGCAGGGAGCATGACCAATGTCAGGACACCATCCTGTCGTTCGAGACCAACTATGGAGTTTTCAACAAAAACATTTTCACCCTGTCCCACTGCCACTGTGATAACAGGTAGGCTGCCTGTCACAAACTAACTCTGTCTATGAGACTGTGACTCTCATGAGGAAGCTTCTGCCTTTCCCTTAACATTATACATTATTGATTCAGTTCCGGCTAACCTCTGTGTAGTGTTGTATTAATGTTGTGTTTAGGTTGCATTAACATTGTATTAACATTGTGTTGTTGTGTATAGGTTTCGCCGGTGTTTGCTGGGGGCTGAGGACAGTATTTCAGACACAGTGGGATACGTCTTCTTCAACCTGCTGAAGATGCACTGCTTTGAGTTCTCCCACAGACTACAGTGCTCTCAAAGGAACTGGTTTGGCATGTGAGTGACGATCCCTCCCTCACTTATGTTTGTTCATGAAGTGTTTAATGTAACATGCAATGTAAAATGGAGTAGAGGCTGATCCTACCTCATTCCTCTCTGTGACAGGTGTCAACAGTATGAGATGTCTCTGTATGCTGTGGTCCATCCTCCCACCTTCTACAACTCCACCCAGCCAGACCCTGACTTACAGGAGGATGAAATGGCTGtcaataccaccactaccatctccACCCCCActtccacctccccctccaactctaccacctccacctctttctcttccacctcctcctccagctccatctccacctcctccacttccacctccatctccaactccatctccacctcctcttcctcctcctcatccacctccaactccaccacctcctccacctcctccgccACTTCCCCTTCCaactctaccacctcctccacctccatctccacctcctccacttccaactccaccacctcctccacctccatctccacctccatctcctcttcctcctcctcctcctcatccacctccaactccaccacctcctccacctccatctccacctcctctacctccatctccacctctccctccacctcctccacctcttcctccaccttctctacctccatctccacctctccctccaccacttcGACCTCTCCCACCACCTTTCCCTACATTGCCActtccacctctccctcatcctcctcctcctccacccccaccactCCTTCCAGTGCTGCCCCAGCAGACCTTACCACAGGGGGTCAGAGTGGAACACCAGCCTCTGGCTCGCCTGTCATCCACCCTTACCCTGGAGAGGACAATATGGCTACCAATACTTCCCCCACCTCCACCACTGGCACTGCTACTGCTATAGGGACCCAGAGTAGCACCTCGGGCCCAGCATCGGCTTTGGCCTCACCAGCTGAACCCACCCACCATAATGGCCTGACTCTGCCTAAGTCTTACCAGGACGCAGCAAGCCCAGGTAGGTGAAAGAAAATATTGTCtggttttctgtctctgtctgtctgtttctatgtggatCTATTTTTGCTAATGCCTTTTGAGTGGACTTGACCATGAGCTCAATTACATTTCATTGTGTTTTCCGTCTGTGTAGGGAAgcagcatgtgtatgtgtgtgatgtatACAGAGACCTGGATGACTGCAGGTTTAAGATCCCTCCTCACCAGAAGAGATACAGCCTCCTCAACCCAGAACCCAGGACCCTCTTCCACTGCAACTGTACCAGCAGGTCATTATTACACAATAATACAATATGTAATGACTTGGACAACCAGATCAGTGCAACCAAGTGGTCTGTATGTCATTTTGTGAATGAATTAATGAAATTAATCACCTTCGCTGACCCATCCTTTACGGGTATATTTgtcaggtgtgtaaaacaaattTTGTGTATAGGGTCAGACAGTTAAGGACAGCCCCACTAGTTGTGTTAGCAGTTGTTGCTTAATGTTTAAATCAAATGTTTGAAGTAGGACTTTTGGGCAGCAGTGAGATTGTGTGTGTCTGGCACTCACCCCAatatgtcctcttctcctctcctctcctctcctctcctctcctctcctctcctctcctctcctctcctctcctctcctctcctctcctctcctctcctctcctcacctctcctctcctcttctctcctctcctctagactGTCTGAGGTTCTGGTTCAGCAGAAGGAGAAATCTGGGGTTCAGACTATCCTGTTGAAGtacatctctctgtcctgtttCACATTACAGCCACAGGTCTGCACACAGCGGACAAGGTCAGtacagtacacatcacagacacacacacgcactgccacacacgtgcacgcaagggtgcacgctctctctctctcacacacacacacgggcagactgggaccagaaataAGCTCTGGCATTCTAATACATCGGCCCATTTTTTTTCCTTGAGGCCCCCACTATTAGCCAGATAATTATAATTTTGTGCAAAAACCCCAAGTTAGACAGGCCCACTGAGCTAATGGTCCACGCCCGCccgcatgcacacgcacgcacgcacgcccgcatgcacacacgcacgcacgcacgcacacacacacacgcacgcacgcacgcacgcacgcacgcacgcacgcacgcacacacacacacacacacacacacacacacacaaatgcacgtgagtttataacagtctacctccTTATCTACAGCTGCTCGGCTTCTCTGGTCAAACCCTCTCCTGCTCAGCTGGAGCAGCAGAAGAACAATGGTGGAGACATGGAGGAGTGGCGCCATCTACAGGCCGCTGGCCACAACGGCAGGAGGCCCAAATCTAGATGGGCCAAACGCAGACTACACAAACTCTGCCTCAGGATGACCAGGAAGCACAGTCAATGTGCTTTAGTAGAAGATGCAGTGCCAATGTGATGTAATGTTGCCTGATCTATTTAGCCATCCCCTTTCCTCCCCCATGGGATTTAGATACTATTTATTTTTgtaatttacattttagtcattgtaAATCCATATTTATCCAGAGCTGCTTATAGTTAGTGCATTCACTTTAAGATAGCTAGTTGAGACATCCACATCAGCAAACTCAGTGCAAGTAGGAAAAAAGACAAGTGCAAGTTTTTGTTGTTACTGGGGGGGGGGTAGGACATATACTAATAACATCTACTAATAGCAGTTGTAAATAATGATATGTGTATCAGGGCCTTACTGCTGTAAAAGAAAAACGATGTTTCAAGTCCTGAATGTAAATATCTAAGCTACTGTACTatagtgtaaaatacttttttttaaactactGTCTATGCTCAGCATTTTTTTAATACTTTATCTGACTGCAAATTGTACATATAAGTTACTTGTATAGAAAAACAAACAATGTTTGCATATAATGTTTTTATTCATTATTTGTCTACTCTGTAATAATCCAGGCCACATATCACAACCTGCggtgattgggagtgccatagagcggcgcacaaaagtgccatagagcggcgcacaaaagtgccatagagcggcgcacaaaaGTGCCATAGagcggcgcataattggcccagcgtcgttcaagtttggccggtgtaggccgtcattgtaaatacgaatttgtgcttaactgacttgcctagttaaataaaggttcaattaaatcattaaaaaaataaaaaataaacacctTGACATAGCCTGTATGCTATTTCTTACTGTTTTCTTCACAATACTGTCAATTTGATGACA
It encodes:
- the pla2g3 gene encoding group 3 secretory phospholipase A2, whose protein sequence is MHMNSILFSAVIMAAVSLILTTAAAADPRDFCFWTKVTSNGETHLSFLRHHRETHHPSSLHLYHSVWSVENRLVNCAVIDDTAVTDSYMSVCREKSTTGEFSDRPCERFDVSAQSELESHCAPVSSPTVTQREAVGDASEEHTETRSKRHARSVIDDIAFQNPLGDGGDSSRDVTQAHRRVKRGLIVPGTLWCGSGNKAATYDDLGVFAETDSCCREHDQCQDTILSFETNYGVFNKNIFTLSHCHCDNRFRRCLLGAEDSISDTVGYVFFNLLKMHCFEFSHRLQCSQRNWFGMCQQYEMSLYAVVHPPTFYNSTQPDPDLQEDEMAVNTTTTISTPTSTSPSNSTTSTSFSSTSSSSSISTSSTSTSISNSISTSSSSSSSTSNSTTSSTSSATSPSNSTTSSTSISTSSTSNSTTSSTSISTSISSSSSSSSSTSNSTTSSTSISTSSTSISTSPSTSSTSSSTFSTSISTSPSTTSTSPTTFPYIATSTSPSSSSSSTPTTPSSAAPADLTTGGQSGTPASGSPVIHPYPGEDNMATNTSPTSTTGTATAIGTQSSTSGPASALASPAEPTHHNGLTLPKSYQDAASPGKQHVYVCDVYRDLDDCRFKIPPHQKRYSLLNPEPRTLFHCNCTSRLSEVLVQQKEKSGVQTILLKYISLSCFTLQPQVCTQRTSCSASLVKPSPAQLEQQKNNGGDMEEWRHLQAAGHNGRRPKSRWAKRRLHKLCLRMTRKHSQCALVEDAVPM